One Bosea sp. 685 DNA segment encodes these proteins:
- the xth gene encoding exodeoxyribonuclease III: MRIATWNVNSVRQRLGHLLDFLGEAQPDALCLQEIKCVDADFPRAEIEEAGWQVETHGQKTFNGVAIISRSKLEDVRRGLPGDASDEQARYLEGVLPMGSGVVRLATIYLPNGNPPNTEKYPYKLAWMKRLTNHARALLEQEEPLVFAGDYNVIPEPRDAREPAAWVNDALFLPPTRTAFRGLINLGLTEALRATTDAPGLYTFWDYQAGAWQRNNGIRIDHLLLSPQAADRLAGVQIVKHVRGWEKPSDHVPVILELRAA, encoded by the coding sequence CTGGAACGTCAATTCGGTCCGCCAGCGGCTGGGCCATCTGCTCGACTTCCTGGGGGAGGCGCAGCCTGACGCGCTCTGCCTGCAGGAGATCAAATGCGTCGACGCCGATTTCCCGCGCGCCGAGATCGAAGAGGCCGGCTGGCAGGTCGAGACCCATGGCCAGAAGACCTTCAACGGCGTCGCCATCATCAGCCGCAGCAAGCTCGAGGATGTCCGGCGCGGCTTGCCGGGCGACGCGAGCGACGAGCAGGCGCGCTATCTCGAAGGCGTCCTGCCCATGGGCAGTGGCGTGGTTCGCTTGGCCACCATCTACCTGCCCAATGGCAACCCGCCCAACACTGAAAAATACCCCTACAAGCTCGCCTGGATGAAGCGCCTCACCAACCATGCCCGGGCGCTGCTGGAGCAGGAGGAGCCGCTGGTCTTCGCTGGCGACTACAACGTCATCCCCGAGCCGCGCGACGCCCGCGAACCGGCCGCCTGGGTCAATGATGCGCTCTTCTTGCCCCCGACGCGCACCGCCTTTCGCGGCCTGATCAATCTCGGCCTGACCGAGGCGCTGCGCGCGACGACGGATGCGCCGGGCCTCTACACCTTCTGGGATTATCAGGCCGGCGCCTGGCAGCGGAACAACGGCATCCGCATCGACCATCTCCTGCTCTCGCCGCAGGCGGCGGACCGGCTCGCAGGCGTGCAGATCGTCAAGCATGTCCGCGGCTGGGAGAAGCCGTCGGACCATGTGCCGGTGATACTGGAGCTGCGCGCCGCCTGA